The Dyella caseinilytica genome has a window encoding:
- the hemA gene encoding glutamyl-tRNA reductase, with product MKLIALGLNHLTAPVTLREQVAFDEDATSAALRELAQEPGVDEALILSTCNRTELYVSVTPDAENAPQDWLNRHHRLTPGKLDEFLYRHDDEAAVRHMFRVATGLDSMVLGEPQILGQVKDAYQQAREAHALKTPMDRLLQHTFAVAKRVRTDTRIGAHTVSVAFTAVRLAERVFTDLRQACVLLIGAGDTIELAVRHLAEKQVRRLIVANRTLENAQELASRHGGYAISLHDLPQHLAEADIVIASTAARQPVLTRAMVEKAIAARRRKPMFMVDIAVPRDIEPAVGELDDVYLYGIDDLRQVIDDNLRSRVNAAREADAIIDLQVERYMAWRRALTVKNPALDLRQHAEIYRDQVLEKARAMIARGKSADEALAFLANTLTNKLLHHPSARLREAVLSGDHELLHAAGRLYGLDEEEQAGLRNELLDDK from the coding sequence ATGAAGCTGATCGCTCTCGGACTCAACCACCTCACCGCGCCGGTCACCCTGCGCGAGCAAGTGGCGTTTGACGAAGATGCAACCAGCGCGGCGCTGCGCGAACTGGCGCAGGAACCCGGCGTCGACGAAGCCTTGATCCTTTCCACCTGCAACCGCACCGAGCTTTACGTCAGCGTAACGCCTGACGCGGAAAACGCGCCGCAGGATTGGCTCAATCGTCACCATCGTCTGACTCCGGGGAAGCTTGACGAGTTCCTTTATCGGCATGATGACGAAGCGGCCGTGAGGCATATGTTTCGGGTCGCCACCGGGCTCGACTCCATGGTGTTGGGCGAACCGCAGATCCTGGGCCAGGTAAAGGATGCCTACCAACAGGCCCGCGAAGCCCATGCACTGAAAACACCGATGGACCGCTTGCTGCAACACACCTTCGCAGTGGCCAAGCGCGTACGCACCGACACCCGGATCGGCGCACACACCGTCTCAGTGGCCTTTACCGCCGTGCGGCTGGCCGAACGGGTCTTCACCGATCTGCGCCAAGCCTGCGTGCTGCTCATCGGTGCCGGAGACACCATCGAGCTGGCGGTACGCCATCTGGCGGAAAAGCAGGTGCGTCGGTTGATCGTTGCCAACCGCACGCTGGAAAATGCGCAGGAGCTTGCGAGCCGCCACGGCGGCTATGCGATCAGCCTGCACGATCTTCCGCAGCATCTGGCGGAAGCCGACATCGTGATCGCCTCCACCGCCGCCCGCCAGCCGGTGCTGACCCGTGCCATGGTGGAAAAGGCTATCGCCGCACGCCGCCGCAAGCCGATGTTCATGGTGGACATCGCCGTGCCGCGCGATATCGAACCCGCCGTGGGCGAGCTCGACGATGTTTATCTGTACGGCATCGATGACCTGCGCCAAGTCATCGACGACAACCTCCGTTCGCGCGTAAACGCCGCACGTGAAGCGGATGCCATCATCGACCTGCAAGTCGAGCGCTACATGGCTTGGCGCCGCGCGCTGACCGTGAAGAATCCCGCGCTGGACCTGCGCCAGCACGCTGAAATCTATCGCGACCAGGTGCTGGAAAAGGCCCGCGCCATGATCGCCCGCGGTAAATCGGCGGACGAGGCATTGGCGTTCCTCGCCAACACCTTGACCAACAAGCTGCTGCATCATCCGAGCGCACGCCTGCGCGAAGCCGTACTCAGCGGCGATCACGAATTACTCCACGCCGCCGGGCGTTTGTACGGGTTGGACGAAGAAGAACAAGCCGGGCTCAGAAACGAGTTGCTGGACGACAAATAG